DNA from Mucilaginibacter mallensis:
ACATAAGAGAGAAGAGCCTTGCGCCGGTAAAAACAGCTGCGCATGTTATTTTAGGCCTGCAAACGAAAAGGAATTTTGACCTGATCCTGAAAAAGAACACCTTATATAATAGCCTGGTAGTTTTTTTTAAGCCGCATGGTTTTTATGATATCTTCAACATTTCGCCGGCCAGTATAACCGATCATTATTTCTCATTAGAAGGCAAGGCAGGGAAGGAATTAACAGAACTTGCCGACAAGTTGAGCAGGATAGGCTACCTGTGCGACCAGGCCACCCTGCTGAATAACTATTTTATAAAAAAGCTTGAGCAAATACAGGTCAAAAGATCTTCGATCGCTTTTGCTTCTCAAAGTATTTTAAGCTCGGCCAAAACACTAAATTTAAAGAAACTGGCCTGCGACTGCAATTTGAGTCCGCGGCAGTTTGAGCGGATATTTAAGGAATTTGTGGGCATATCAGCCATGAAACTGCAATCCATAAACCGCTTTGAAACCTGCCTGAAATTAAAAGAAAGGATCCCCCAAAAAAAGTGGACCAACATTGCTTTTGAAGCCGGCTATACCGACCAGATGCATCTTGTACGAGAGTTTAAAAAGCTTTCGTTACTCACACCATCATCCATACACTGGAAATCGGGAATTGATGGCAAACACTGGCATTTTTTAAGGAAGCTGGTGGATGTAAATAATGTATGATCATTTACATCCACAATTATAATTCGCTATTGATAAGCTTTACCACCATTTTAACGGCAGCTCAATTTCATCAACCGAGCTGGCAATCATATCTGGTTTAAAGGCATACTTGCCCAGGTCATCTTTGCGGGCTATGCCTGATAGTACTAATATTGTTTTGTACCCCATTTGTACGCCGCCTTGTATATCAGTTTCCATGGTATCACCTATTACGGTGGTTTCAGCCGTTTCCAGTCCTAAAAATTTACGGGCTGAGCGCATCATTACCGGGCTTGGCTTGCCGGTTACAAAGGCTTTTACACCTGTGGCTTCCTCAATCATGGCGGTAGTTGCCGCAATGCCCAGGTTATTCCATCCTGGTTTTTTGGGCGATGGGTCGCGGTTGGTAGTGATGAACTTGGCACCAGCCAAAATCATATCAACCGCGCGCTGTACCATTTCCAGTGTAAAATTGCGGCCTTCACCCAATATCACAAACTCAGGATCGGTGTTTACAAGGGTAATGCCATGATCATGCAAACTGGTTAACAAGCCGCCTTCCCCTAAAACATAGGCGGTACCATTTGGCCCCTGGTCGGCCAGGAACTTTGCCGTTGCCATGGCACTGGTATAAATATGTTTATCTTCAACTGTAATACCCAATCCTTTAAGCTTGCGCATCACCTCCAAGCTGGTGCGCTGGCTGTTATTGGTCATAAACGTAAAGGGGATATCCTTATCAATTAATTGTTTGATAAATTTATCAGCACCAAATATCAGTTCTTCGCCGCTGTAAATTACGCCATCCATATCAATCAAAAGGCCTTGTTTCATAGTTGTATCGTTTAAATTTATGTTGATGTATTGTTCAGGGCAAAGTAAGTAAAGTTTAATTTATTTAAGCATTAGCATACTATTAAATAATCCGCCATTAAATACAAAAAGCGCCTCCGGTTGTTGAAGGCGCTTTTACAAAACGGGTATTTATACTTATTTCTTACCTACGTTTTTGTCGTTATAATCATTTAAGGCTGCTATAATGCCATCTGCTTCCTCAGGTTTAAAGGCTGATTTTTTTGCCAGGGAAATCATCCGTTGTGCAAGGCTCATGTGGGCAGCAATTGGCTGGTTACCATAACCGCCGCTTTGGAATTTTTCCAATACTTCGGGCGTGTCCTTAAAATATTTTTGCAGGTCGAAATCAAAGGCATCATGCAATTTAGTTTCGTCGTCCTTTTGTACCAGTATTTTATACCCTTTTATCAGGTCATTCTTTTTCTCTGCTTCTTTTTGCGCAACTTCATCATCAGAAGCCAGATATACTACAAAATCTTGTGGGTATTGATAAAACCTATGCGCGTTAATGCGGCCCATTGCCAGTCTTTCCATCATATGATCATTGGTGCCCATGCTTTTAAGCTGCAGGTTTTCCATGTTTACATAGTGTATCTTATCAAAAATACGTGTACCTGCCTGGAAACATTTCATATCATCAACCTTAATCTTTTTCGATTTCACATTTGGGTCAGCTGCAAAAGCGGTAGAATCCTTATAACGGATATAGCGCTGATTGTACCACGGGGCATCGTCATTTAAAGTGATGAAAGCCGCCACGCGGATGCCATCGTTAAGAATGATATAGCCGGGCTGGTAATTATCCTGCGCCTTGCAAACGGAGAAAGAAAGTAATAGAATAGCAGCTATAAAATTAGTCCAAAGTATTTTTTTCATAATAAGGTTGGTTTGAAATACAACGGACTAAAAGTATACAAAGTTTCCTAAGCACCTTATTATCAATAGCAATTTTAACTCAAATTTGTAATAATTTATCTAATGTCATGCTGTAAATTAACTTATAAGATAGCGCAAGGCATCACACAACACTCCTATCTCCTGCTCAGTATTATAATAATGTACCGATGCCCTTACCACGCTGCTCAGGTGGTTTTTATTCATAAAAAATAAGGTTGATTTCGCCAGGCCAACAGATACATTGATTTGCTTTTCGGCAAGTTTTGCTTTTACTGCTGCACTATCCACGCCATTTACAGTAAATGTTACTATGCCGCATTGCTCATCACCAAAATCATGAACACTTATACCTTCAATATTTCTCAGTTGCCCGCGCAATGTATTGGCTAAATACTGTACGCGCTGCCAGATCCTGTCGATACCAATATTTAAAGCATATTCCACAGCTTTTCCCAGGCCGAGGATTAGGGCGCGGTTCTTTTCATACATTTCAAACCGGCGGGCGTCGTCCCTGATTTTGTAATCTGTTTCGCTTACCCATTGCGTGGTAAAGCCATCCATAAACTGGAGTTTCAACTTATCCTGAACAGTTTTTCGCACATATAAAAAGCCGGTCCCACGTGGAGCGCGCAGGTACTTACGGCCGGTTACCGATAGCATATCACAATCTACCTCCCGCACATCAACCGGCACCTGCCCCGCCGACTGGCAGGCATCAACCAAATATAAAATACCATGCTTACGGGCTACCCTACCAATTTCAACAATAGGCATCATCCCACCTGTTGTTGAAGCAATATGTGTTATAGCGATCAGTTTGGTTTGCGGCGATATGGCAGTTTCCAACGCTGATAGTGAAAAGTTACCATGTTTATCATTGGGTATAACCTTTATTTCAATTCCATATGTTTTTTTGGCATGGATAAAACTTATTAAATTGGTTACATACTCCATTTCAGATGTGATGATCTCATCCCCAGCCTTGAAATCAATACCATTAAAAGCCAGCCACCATGCGGTACTCGCATTCTCAACAACGGCGATCTCGTCTGTATCCGCATTAATCAACCTGGCAATAAGCGCATAGGTATTGTTTAATTCAGCATTGTATTTGTACTCAATTTCGTAACCACCATAGGTTGCTTCTTCAGTTAAATAATTTACAACAGTGTCAAGCACCACATCAGGCGGCAATGATGAGCCGGCATTGTTAAAATGCAATCTTTGTGCTGTACCTTTGGTTTCGGCCCTGAATTGTTGTATTTCCTGTTCGTTAAAAGGTCTAATTCCCATATCGGTGATTATTTAAAGTTGATTTCCATTTGTATATCTGCCCTGCCATAAGCGCCCTTTACTACAGGCACCTCAATAAACCCTAATTTGCGATAGATATGTATAGCGTTTTCCAATACCCGGTTCGACCATAGCATCAATTTTTCCATCCCCATCTCACGGGCTTTATCAATTGCTGATTGGCATAAAAACTGCCCTGCTCCCGCACCATGGCAATTGAAATCCACGGCCATTTTTGTCATTTCATAAACGCCATCCTCGATAAATCGGAGCGCTACTGTACCTACTATTGCGCCGTTCAGCGTTACAAAATATATTTTACCTCCGTGTTGCAACAGTGCCTCCTCAGGGTTTTCCAGCACCCATTTATCAAGAGGTTCAACCGTAAAGTATTTTTCGAGCCAGGCTTTGTTTAGCTTTTCAAAGTAGGGCTGGTATTGGTGTTGGTAATCAATTAACTGTAGTGCCATTGTCTTGTATCATTTATGTAAAACAAAGTAAACGCTTATTAAAACAATAAAACAGATGCAGTTTTAGTAAATTTATGGGTAACAGATTTTAGGATGATTGAAATATCCGATGAGAAACCATAGCCATTCGGAAGATAAAAAAGGTGTCATGCTGAGGCACTCGAATCATGTGGGCAGAGGCCTCTGCGCTTACCCTTCGAGTGCCTCAGGGTGACTCCACGCTCAATTGTTGTAAAAAAAAACACTTTCCGAACACAAAAGTGAGGACCCAATCATCGTAAAAAATACTTAAATTTTGATTTCCAAAATAAACATTTTACCTTTACATTCATCAGATGATATGATCTATGAAAGATTTAATAGTTAGAAAATCATTAGCCGATGAGGTCGCCTCTAAATTACAGGAGCAAATCTCATTGGGTAAGTACAAGATCAATGAAAAATTACCCATTGAGCCTGAGCTCATGAAAGCTTTTGGCGTAGGTCGCTCAACTATACGTGAGGCTATCAAGAGCCTGGTTAATTCCGGGTTACTGAGTGTACAGCAGGGTGTAGGCACTTTCGTAATACAGGCCTCCGGCAATGAACCTATGGATAAACGCTTGAAACGCGCCAATGTTCAAGATCTGGACGAGGTACGGCAATTACTGGAAATGAAAATTGCTGAGAAAGCCGCCATCAACAGATCTGAGAAAGATATCATTACGATGAAAAACTGCCTGGCGGCCCGAAAACACGCTGCATATGCAGGCTTGATTGAAGAATGTATTGATGCCGACATCCAGTTTCACGTAGCTATCGCGGAAGCATCAAAAAATGAAATACTGGTCGACCTGTACCGGTCCGTTTCCCTGCACCTTAAAACGTGGTTCATGCATATTTATCCCGATACGCAGATATTTATTGACACCCATCACTTACACAAGCAACTCCTGAAAAGCATCATAGCAAACGACCCAAAACAAGCCTGGAATACAGCCGCGAAAATTATAGGTAACGTATATCACTAAAAATTTAATCTAATTCATCAGATGATCTGATCTAATTAATAATTCTAAATGAACACAACACCATCCACCAGTACTATAAACGTTAAACAGGTTGCCCAGCAAACTGTATTTAGTATCCTTTTTACTATCAGCCTGTCGCATTTAATAAATGATATGCTGCAATCTATTATCCCTTCCATCTACCCTGTTCTTAAGGATAAATTCCATCTTACTTTTACACAAATAGGGCTCATCACTTTTACTTACCAAATGACAGCCTCCATTTTACAGCCATTCGTAGGGGTTTATACCGATAAACATCCACGTCCCTATTCATTGGCTATAGGCATGGGATTTACGTTAATCGGCTTATTCGCAGCGTCTTTAGCGCCAGGGTTTGGCTATATATTAGCCGCGGTAAGTTTAATTGGTATAGGCTCATCCATATTTCACCCCGAATCATCACGTGTGGCTCATATGGCATCGGGCGGTAAAAAAGGTTTGGCACAATCCATCTTTCAGCTGGGTGGGAATGCAGGGAGCGCTATCGGTCCGCTGTTGGCAGCGTTAATTGTAGTGCCATATGGCCAGTTTAATGTGATATGGTTTTGTTTGATAGCGGCACTGGGCATAGTTATACTGCTTGTAGTATCAAAATGGTATCGTGAGCAATTAGATT
Protein-coding regions in this window:
- a CDS encoding HAD-IIA family hydrolase, with translation MKQGLLIDMDGVIYSGEELIFGADKFIKQLIDKDIPFTFMTNNSQRTSLEVMRKLKGLGITVEDKHIYTSAMATAKFLADQGPNGTAYVLGEGGLLTSLHDHGITLVNTDPEFVILGEGRNFTLEMVQRAVDMILAGAKFITTNRDPSPKKPGWNNLGIAATTAMIEEATGVKAFVTGKPSPVMMRSARKFLGLETAETTVIGDTMETDIQGGVQMGYKTILVLSGIARKDDLGKYAFKPDMIASSVDEIELPLKWW
- a CDS encoding aminotransferase class V-fold PLP-dependent enzyme, whose product is MGIRPFNEQEIQQFRAETKGTAQRLHFNNAGSSLPPDVVLDTVVNYLTEEATYGGYEIEYKYNAELNNTYALIARLINADTDEIAVVENASTAWWLAFNGIDFKAGDEIITSEMEYVTNLISFIHAKKTYGIEIKVIPNDKHGNFSLSALETAISPQTKLIAITHIASTTGGMMPIVEIGRVARKHGILYLVDACQSAGQVPVDVREVDCDMLSVTGRKYLRAPRGTGFLYVRKTVQDKLKLQFMDGFTTQWVSETDYKIRDDARRFEMYEKNRALILGLGKAVEYALNIGIDRIWQRVQYLANTLRGQLRNIEGISVHDFGDEQCGIVTFTVNGVDSAAVKAKLAEKQINVSVGLAKSTLFFMNKNHLSSVVRASVHYYNTEQEIGVLCDALRYLIS
- a CDS encoding FadR/GntR family transcriptional regulator, translating into MKDLIVRKSLADEVASKLQEQISLGKYKINEKLPIEPELMKAFGVGRSTIREAIKSLVNSGLLSVQQGVGTFVIQASGNEPMDKRLKRANVQDLDEVRQLLEMKIAEKAAINRSEKDIITMKNCLAARKHAAYAGLIEECIDADIQFHVAIAEASKNEILVDLYRSVSLHLKTWFMHIYPDTQIFIDTHHLHKQLLKSIIANDPKQAWNTAAKIIGNVYH
- a CDS encoding helix-turn-helix domain-containing protein encodes the protein MGPIYQLIKPESLLEDHIYFYTYFKSFIPEDECIYMMPSSDIKLSFNFADCAFIKDIREKSLAPVKTAAHVILGLQTKRNFDLILKKNTLYNSLVVFFKPHGFYDIFNISPASITDHYFSLEGKAGKELTELADKLSRIGYLCDQATLLNNYFIKKLEQIQVKRSSIAFASQSILSSAKTLNLKKLACDCNLSPRQFERIFKEFVGISAMKLQSINRFETCLKLKERIPQKKWTNIAFEAGYTDQMHLVREFKKLSLLTPSSIHWKSGIDGKHWHFLRKLVDVNNV
- a CDS encoding GNAT family N-acetyltransferase → MALQLIDYQHQYQPYFEKLNKAWLEKYFTVEPLDKWVLENPEEALLQHGGKIYFVTLNGAIVGTVALRFIEDGVYEMTKMAVDFNCHGAGAGQFLCQSAIDKAREMGMEKLMLWSNRVLENAIHIYRKLGFIEVPVVKGAYGRADIQMEINFK